In Rhodococcus pseudokoreensis, one DNA window encodes the following:
- a CDS encoding LacI family DNA-binding transcriptional regulator, with the protein MITTRDIAERLQLSVSTVGRALSDDDRISEPTKVRVRQAAAEMGYVGNRAARMMRGASSNVVGLVIPDIRNSFYSTIAHELSKNIEAQGFQLMLSETDDDRMVELRHLRELSTSRVAGVIIVPTARPRSESVKLLRTIPHVQLLRKHSSLGSQWFGVDDFEALRQATAHLVDQGHTRIGYVGGPAELPTGAERLKGFRSALADGGLPDEAAQIELGRPSSIEEGRRAVQRLLEGPSVPTAIVLGSVQLTLGVLGELSRMGVKVPEDLSVVGFGDEPGFSWWGPGLTTMSLPIQEMATGCGLWLMRRLTTNPNDDSAYASVSPGSLILRGSTAPPAHTRSKPRRKA; encoded by the coding sequence GTGATCACCACCAGGGATATCGCCGAACGCTTGCAGCTGTCTGTGTCGACGGTGGGACGGGCGCTGTCCGACGACGATCGGATCAGCGAGCCGACCAAGGTCCGGGTTCGTCAGGCAGCCGCCGAGATGGGATACGTGGGCAACCGGGCCGCACGGATGATGCGCGGCGCCTCCAGCAACGTGGTCGGGCTGGTGATTCCCGACATCCGCAACAGCTTCTACTCCACCATCGCGCACGAGCTGTCGAAGAACATCGAGGCGCAGGGCTTCCAGCTCATGCTGTCGGAGACCGATGACGACCGGATGGTGGAGCTGCGCCATCTGCGTGAGCTGTCCACGAGCAGGGTGGCCGGCGTCATCATCGTGCCGACCGCGCGGCCGCGCAGCGAATCGGTCAAACTGCTCCGAACCATCCCGCACGTGCAATTGCTGCGCAAACACTCGTCGCTCGGGTCGCAGTGGTTCGGTGTGGACGACTTCGAGGCGCTGCGGCAGGCCACCGCTCACCTTGTCGACCAGGGGCACACCCGCATCGGCTACGTCGGCGGCCCGGCCGAGCTGCCCACCGGTGCGGAGCGTCTGAAGGGTTTTCGTAGCGCGCTCGCGGACGGTGGCCTACCCGACGAAGCTGCACAAATCGAACTGGGACGGCCGTCCTCGATCGAAGAGGGCCGGCGGGCGGTGCAGCGACTGTTGGAGGGTCCGTCCGTCCCCACCGCGATCGTGCTCGGATCGGTTCAGCTCACCCTGGGCGTATTGGGGGAGCTGTCCCGAATGGGCGTCAAGGTGCCCGAGGATCTGTCCGTCGTCGGATTCGGTGACGAACCGGGATTCTCTTGGTGGGGGCCCGGACTCACCACGATGAGCCTGCCGATCCAGGAAATGGCGACTGGCTGCGGACTGTGGCTGATGCGCCGGTTGACCACCAATCCGAACGACGACAGCGCCTACGCGTCGGTGTCACCGGGTTCGTTGATCCTGCGCGGTAGCACCGCACCTCCTGCGCACACGCGAAGCAAACCGCGCCGGAAGGCGTAA
- a CDS encoding NADPH-dependent FMN reductase produces MHPTLQVIIASTRPGRAGKPIGDWFAEQCRVDGRFDVEVTDLAELALPLMDEPHHPRAREYVHDHTRSWSRTIESSDALVFVMPEYNHGYPAALKNALDYLYEEWAYKPVGFVSYGGISAGTRAVQLLKPVLTCLRMLPLTDQVALAHFTQFLTDGVFAPDHRAAAACAVMLDELSHTTGELARLRLPSAAS; encoded by the coding sequence ATGCACCCAACGCTGCAGGTCATTATCGCGAGCACGCGTCCGGGACGCGCCGGCAAACCCATCGGCGACTGGTTTGCCGAACAGTGTCGTGTCGACGGGCGCTTCGATGTCGAGGTCACCGACCTCGCAGAACTGGCACTGCCACTCATGGATGAACCGCACCATCCACGAGCGCGAGAATACGTTCACGACCACACGCGCTCATGGAGTAGAACGATCGAATCCTCGGATGCCCTGGTGTTCGTGATGCCGGAGTACAACCACGGTTACCCGGCCGCACTGAAAAACGCACTCGACTACCTGTACGAGGAGTGGGCCTACAAACCGGTCGGCTTCGTGAGCTACGGGGGTATTTCGGCGGGGACCAGGGCGGTGCAGTTGCTCAAACCAGTCCTGACCTGCCTTCGAATGCTGCCCCTGACGGACCAGGTCGCCCTCGCGCATTTCACGCAGTTTCTGACAGACGGGGTGTTCGCCCCGGACCACAGAGCCGCCGCAGCGTGTGCAGTAATGCTCGACGAGCTGTCCCACACCACCGGCGAGCTCGCGCGACTTCGCTTACCGAGCGCAGCAAGCTAG
- a CDS encoding protein kinase domain-containing protein, with the protein MAAGDPLETQRTAVAAVRAELSAAGFEDGYEIGRGGFGVVYRCVQTSLDRTVAVKVLTADLDEENRARFFREQRAMGLLTGHPNIITVLQVGATNSGRPYIVMPYCPRDSLEVRIRNQGPLEVHDALRLGVKMAGALETAHRFGILHRDVKPGNILLTDYGEPALTDFGIAHVAGGFETATGTVTGSPAFTAPEVLKGESPSPVSDLYSLGATLFCAITGHAAFERRSGEQVVAQFLRITTHPAPDLREHGLPGDVSEVVGRSMSADPCDRPASAAELGDALRQVQFRNGFPVDEMALHAEQGDGERGWTLSGGARTTEPLSGNAQRTSADAGEPSGQAEPSEGDVVPPPARLGKMGNLPVELTSFVGRRRELTETKKMLSDSRLVTLTGIGGVGKTRLALRVAGEVRRGFADGVWLVELGGLSDGSLLPDAVAAALGLRDQSVRPAREIVLEHVAPRHLLLILDNCEQVVDAVAVLAEALLRACPELRVLATSRERLAVGGEVALRVPPLGVPDPDREPDLQALPQYDAVTLFVERAAAAVPAFALTPDNRVTVIRICQQLDGLPLPIELAAARLRAMSAAQILDHLTDRYRLLSLGARGAPSRQQTLRLCIDWSHGLCTPSEQQAWARLSVFAGGFELDAAEGIYSGDLTADDLLDVVASLVDKSILIREEPGAVVRYRLLETLRDYGREKLQESSDYVSIRRRHRDWYQHLVLQAEAEWISDRQLEWIARLERERQNLREALEFCVTEPGESGAGLRLAGALYWFWFSRGLLSEGRRSLDRALSSANGRPTADRVKVVSTASLLAGRQGDFEAAAELIDECREMVEQLDDPHAYALVAYADGRLALFGGELSRAITHLTKAVRQFQAEGDLLWQISTQGALALAHALHVDTRQAISYCEEAMAITQSHGEVSYRSYFQWTMALAVWRQGELGRATTLLEESLHLARLVDDPLATAWCLEILAWIAADNKHSQRAGVLLGAADLLRHTVGSPTVMVRNTRTYHEQCEQQVLRALGQRAFDAARSDGRSLGTAEAIAYALGEESPIAKPRSDVPSPLTRREQQVADLVAQGLTNKAIAAHLVISQRTAQGHVEHILTKLGFASRAQIAAWVVEQEQRS; encoded by the coding sequence ATGGCCGCAGGTGACCCGCTCGAGACACAGCGGACCGCGGTTGCCGCGGTCAGGGCCGAGCTGAGCGCGGCTGGCTTCGAGGACGGGTATGAGATCGGGCGCGGCGGATTCGGTGTCGTCTACCGCTGTGTGCAAACTTCACTGGATCGCACCGTGGCGGTGAAGGTCCTCACCGCCGACCTCGACGAGGAGAACCGGGCGCGCTTCTTCCGCGAGCAGCGTGCGATGGGTCTGCTGACCGGGCACCCGAACATCATCACCGTGCTTCAGGTCGGCGCCACTAACAGCGGTCGCCCCTACATCGTGATGCCCTACTGTCCGCGGGATTCGTTGGAGGTCCGGATTCGCAACCAGGGCCCGCTCGAGGTGCACGACGCGCTTCGACTCGGCGTGAAGATGGCCGGCGCTCTCGAGACCGCGCACCGATTCGGCATCCTTCATCGAGACGTCAAACCCGGGAACATCCTGCTCACCGACTACGGCGAGCCGGCGCTGACCGACTTCGGCATCGCCCACGTGGCGGGAGGCTTCGAGACCGCCACCGGCACGGTCACCGGTTCACCGGCATTCACTGCTCCCGAAGTACTCAAGGGCGAGTCGCCGAGCCCCGTGTCGGACCTCTACAGTCTCGGAGCGACGCTGTTCTGCGCCATCACCGGTCACGCCGCTTTCGAACGCCGCAGTGGTGAGCAAGTCGTCGCTCAATTCCTGCGGATCACCACCCACCCTGCTCCGGATCTGCGGGAGCACGGCCTCCCCGGCGATGTGTCCGAGGTCGTCGGACGATCGATGTCCGCCGACCCCTGCGATCGCCCCGCCTCCGCCGCAGAGTTGGGCGATGCACTGCGGCAGGTCCAATTCCGCAACGGTTTCCCGGTCGACGAGATGGCCCTCCACGCCGAACAAGGCGACGGGGAGCGGGGCTGGACCCTATCGGGCGGTGCGCGGACCACCGAACCCCTGTCGGGTAACGCCCAGCGCACGTCGGCTGATGCCGGGGAACCTTCTGGGCAGGCAGAGCCGTCCGAAGGTGACGTTGTGCCTCCCCCCGCCCGTCTGGGAAAGATGGGGAACCTGCCCGTCGAGTTGACCAGTTTCGTCGGTCGCCGCCGGGAGTTGACCGAGACGAAGAAGATGCTGTCGGACTCACGCCTGGTGACGTTGACCGGGATCGGTGGTGTGGGTAAAACGCGTCTCGCGTTGCGGGTGGCTGGAGAAGTACGGCGTGGGTTCGCCGACGGTGTGTGGCTGGTCGAGCTGGGCGGGCTGAGCGATGGGTCGCTCCTGCCCGATGCGGTGGCTGCCGCCCTCGGGTTGCGGGACCAGTCGGTGCGGCCGGCACGGGAGATAGTGCTGGAGCATGTCGCGCCGCGTCACCTGCTGCTCATTCTGGACAACTGTGAGCAGGTGGTGGATGCGGTTGCGGTCCTCGCCGAAGCACTGCTGCGGGCCTGTCCCGAACTGCGGGTTCTGGCTACCAGCCGCGAGAGGCTGGCCGTTGGCGGGGAAGTGGCTCTTCGGGTTCCGCCGCTGGGGGTTCCCGACCCGGACCGCGAGCCTGACCTCCAGGCTTTGCCCCAGTACGATGCGGTGACGTTGTTCGTGGAACGGGCTGCCGCCGCCGTCCCGGCGTTTGCGCTTACCCCGGACAACCGGGTTACGGTCATCCGGATCTGCCAGCAGCTCGATGGCTTGCCGCTGCCGATCGAGTTGGCGGCGGCGAGGTTGCGAGCGATGTCCGCCGCGCAGATTCTGGACCATTTGACCGACCGGTACCGGCTGCTGTCCTTGGGCGCTCGGGGTGCACCTTCGCGGCAGCAGACGTTGCGGTTGTGTATTGACTGGAGCCACGGGCTGTGCACCCCGAGCGAACAACAGGCGTGGGCTCGGTTGTCTGTGTTTGCCGGTGGTTTCGAACTGGATGCGGCGGAGGGCATCTACTCAGGCGATCTGACCGCAGACGATCTGCTCGATGTTGTGGCCTCGCTTGTCGACAAGTCGATTCTGATCCGTGAAGAACCGGGCGCTGTGGTGCGGTACCGATTGCTCGAGACCCTGCGCGACTATGGCCGGGAGAAGCTGCAAGAGTCCAGTGACTACGTGTCAATTCGTCGACGGCATCGCGATTGGTACCAGCACTTGGTCCTCCAGGCGGAAGCCGAGTGGATCAGCGACCGGCAACTCGAGTGGATCGCCCGCCTCGAACGGGAGCGCCAAAACCTGCGTGAGGCACTGGAGTTCTGCGTGACTGAGCCCGGAGAGTCCGGGGCCGGGCTACGCCTCGCCGGTGCACTCTATTGGTTTTGGTTCTCCCGCGGCCTGCTCAGCGAAGGCAGGCGTTCTCTCGACCGCGCGCTGAGCAGTGCGAATGGACGGCCGACTGCGGACCGGGTCAAAGTCGTGTCCACCGCCAGCTTGCTCGCGGGAAGGCAGGGCGACTTCGAGGCAGCGGCGGAGCTGATCGACGAGTGCCGCGAGATGGTCGAGCAGTTGGATGATCCGCATGCGTATGCGCTCGTCGCGTATGCCGACGGGCGCTTAGCGCTCTTCGGCGGCGAGCTCTCCCGCGCGATCACTCACCTCACGAAAGCCGTGCGACAGTTCCAAGCAGAAGGAGATCTCCTGTGGCAGATCTCAACACAGGGAGCACTCGCATTGGCCCACGCCCTCCACGTCGACACCCGACAGGCCATATCCTACTGCGAGGAGGCAATGGCGATCACACAGTCGCACGGCGAGGTCTCGTACCGGTCGTACTTCCAGTGGACTATGGCGCTCGCGGTGTGGCGACAGGGCGAGCTGGGACGAGCGACAACCTTACTCGAGGAAAGCCTGCACCTCGCACGTCTCGTGGACGACCCGCTCGCTACTGCCTGGTGCCTCGAGATACTGGCCTGGATCGCTGCAGACAACAAGCACTCCCAACGCGCGGGCGTACTTCTCGGCGCCGCGGACTTACTGCGGCATACCGTCGGGAGTCCCACGGTCATGGTTCGGAACACGCGCACCTACCACGAGCAGTGCGAGCAACAAGTTCTCCGCGCGCTCGGCCAGCGCGCCTTCGACGCCGCACGCAGCGACGGCCGAAGCTTGGGCACCGCTGAAGCAATCGCCTACGCACTCGGTGAAGAATCCCCGATCGCGAAGCCACGCTCCGACGTCCCATCACCCCTCACCAGACGCGAACAACAGGTAGCAGACCTAGTCGCCCAGGGCCTGACGAACAAGGCGATCGCCGCCCATCTGGTGATATCGCAACGCACCGCGCAGGGGCACGTGGAGCACATCCTCACGAAACTCGGATTCGCCTCGCGTGCACAGATCGCTGCCTGGGTCGTGGAGCAGGAACAGCGGTCCTGA
- a CDS encoding MFS transporter, whose amino-acid sequence MHSTDQSLSVDRTGARTPARGISRYAWFSLLFLWLIYALNANSRQMIFYVLPSITDEFNTSPTELGMITGAVTAATALIAIPTMLWVDRGGRGWKRKYRHLPIVIGYALFTFLTGFDMLTITLGGLLVLQLISHAIAGAGESVEVTSAAEWWPRERRGFALGIHHTGFPWGTLIGGIIVAALLGAYGASNWRLPFLLFPIPVIVVFAGYWWFATKQRYAALVDHLDAAGETKPVDTDQIEHTTATTGALMQCLRNPNISVIAGIGLFATIGYIGLSFWLPQYLAFVAQYDFAKAAAFSVVFTITGGLGMIGWGWISDRLGRKLSLIIVFLWLAVGFFLFQNASLSVGWLIGVQLFTGLAINAPYTLVYAIAIDSAKPSTTGVASSIVNVGLALGGGAGPLLVGVLIGLGGGFTNVGGYTAALYVLTALMVLAAILTALFTRETTGWFQRRDRALVAARSCVPAGEEA is encoded by the coding sequence ATGCACAGCACCGACCAGTCGCTGAGCGTCGACCGCACAGGCGCCCGCACACCCGCCCGCGGAATCTCACGGTACGCGTGGTTTTCCCTCCTGTTTCTCTGGTTGATCTACGCGCTCAACGCCAACTCCCGGCAGATGATCTTCTACGTACTGCCCTCGATCACCGACGAGTTCAACACCAGCCCCACCGAACTCGGAATGATCACCGGAGCGGTCACCGCCGCGACGGCGCTGATAGCAATCCCCACGATGCTGTGGGTCGACCGCGGCGGCCGCGGCTGGAAACGCAAGTACCGGCACCTGCCCATCGTGATCGGCTACGCGCTGTTCACCTTCCTCACCGGCTTCGACATGCTCACCATCACCCTGGGAGGACTGCTCGTCCTTCAGTTGATCTCGCATGCGATCGCCGGCGCGGGTGAGTCCGTCGAGGTCACCTCCGCGGCGGAGTGGTGGCCCCGCGAGCGCCGTGGATTCGCGCTCGGGATACACCACACCGGGTTTCCCTGGGGCACCCTGATCGGCGGCATCATCGTCGCCGCTCTCCTCGGCGCCTACGGCGCGTCGAACTGGCGACTGCCATTCCTGCTCTTCCCGATCCCGGTCATCGTGGTCTTCGCCGGATACTGGTGGTTCGCGACGAAGCAGCGGTACGCGGCGCTCGTCGATCACCTCGACGCGGCCGGTGAGACCAAGCCGGTCGACACCGACCAGATCGAGCACACGACTGCGACCACGGGTGCGCTGATGCAGTGCCTGCGCAACCCGAACATCAGCGTGATCGCGGGAATCGGGCTGTTCGCGACCATCGGCTACATCGGACTGAGCTTCTGGTTGCCGCAATACCTGGCTTTCGTGGCCCAGTACGATTTCGCGAAAGCCGCCGCGTTCAGCGTCGTCTTCACCATCACCGGTGGCCTCGGCATGATCGGCTGGGGCTGGATCTCCGACCGACTCGGGCGCAAGCTGTCCCTGATCATCGTGTTCCTTTGGCTGGCAGTGGGTTTCTTCCTGTTCCAGAACGCGTCATTGAGTGTGGGGTGGCTCATCGGTGTCCAGCTGTTCACCGGCCTGGCGATCAACGCTCCCTACACCTTGGTATATGCGATCGCGATCGATTCCGCCAAGCCGAGCACCACCGGCGTGGCCAGCTCGATCGTCAACGTCGGTCTCGCACTCGGCGGCGGCGCCGGTCCACTTCTCGTCGGAGTGCTCATCGGCCTGGGGGGCGGCTTCACCAACGTGGGCGGCTACACCGCGGCACTCTATGTCCTTACCGCGCTGATGGTGCTCGCCGCGATTCTCACCGCCCTGTTCACCCGCGAAACGACCGGATGGTTCCAACGGCGCGACCGAGCGCTCGTTGCCGCACGGTCGTGCGTCCCGGCAGGCGAGGAAGCGTAA
- a CDS encoding carboxymuconolactone decarboxylase family protein yields MTRMPYLSREDATPDTAALWDRVEAERKMPTANIFRALANAPVLLDAFLSYANALRDGSELSPKLRELAILTVGHATGSRYEIAHHQSHALKAGVTPEQLSAVPDFENSGLFDETERAVMRIAEESTLKVDVTETRWAEAATHLDDTQMVELALTIAWYNSGVRIMGMLDIDLEDSYLP; encoded by the coding sequence ATGACACGAATGCCTTATCTTTCTCGCGAGGACGCCACCCCCGACACCGCAGCGCTCTGGGATCGCGTCGAGGCGGAACGTAAGATGCCGACCGCCAACATCTTCCGCGCCCTGGCGAACGCACCGGTGCTGCTCGACGCGTTCCTGTCCTACGCCAACGCGCTCCGGGACGGGTCCGAACTCAGCCCGAAGCTGCGTGAGCTCGCGATCCTGACCGTGGGCCATGCCACCGGCTCGCGGTACGAGATCGCCCATCACCAGTCGCACGCCCTCAAGGCTGGGGTCACACCGGAGCAGTTGTCCGCCGTCCCCGACTTCGAGAACTCCGGCCTCTTCGACGAGACGGAACGTGCAGTAATGCGCATCGCGGAAGAGTCCACACTCAAGGTCGACGTCACCGAAACCCGTTGGGCCGAAGCGGCCACCCACCTCGACGACACGCAGATGGTCGAGCTCGCCCTGACCATCGCCTGGTACAACTCCGGCGTCCGCATCATGGGGATGCTCGACATCGACCTCGAAGACAGCTACCTGCCCTAA
- a CDS encoding acyl-CoA dehydrogenase family protein gives MTTVSDPTPKQKTDDDVLGRVRALLPDIVTAAADGEDARAVPPRIITGLREAGAFRMALPRAWGGAELGMLDSAAVVREVARADTSTGWTVQAASMAWFFLRGLPQDTLEDEVFVGGADLMLRGAIAPKGRATPVPGGYRITGRWPLASGPFTPDWMLAGFMVEGAGPLPDGRPDMRVALIRPEQVTFLDTWDAVGLRATQSNDFTMDDVFVPEQYTGSPFGSNNIPAPLFDLPYSPTGASHDAVILGALDGALDDLAEIAASKRPAFNPTMLLGQDPVFQEKFAELQLRAAALAALSQRTTETVMNRTLAGQAPTATEWFSYTGGTQHIHHEGIRLLNEIMTLSGSSGLYNASSLQRRWRDIRCVSQHVVGNNGALRALGAALSGQS, from the coding sequence GTGACCACAGTGTCGGACCCCACCCCGAAGCAGAAAACCGACGACGACGTGCTCGGCCGCGTCCGCGCACTCCTTCCCGACATCGTGACAGCCGCCGCCGACGGTGAGGACGCCCGGGCCGTGCCCCCACGGATCATCACGGGCCTCCGTGAGGCCGGTGCGTTCAGAATGGCCTTGCCCAGGGCATGGGGTGGCGCGGAACTCGGAATGCTGGACAGTGCGGCGGTGGTGCGCGAGGTCGCGCGGGCGGACACTTCGACCGGCTGGACGGTACAGGCCGCCTCGATGGCCTGGTTCTTCCTCCGGGGACTGCCCCAGGACACGCTCGAAGACGAGGTGTTCGTGGGTGGCGCCGACCTGATGCTCCGCGGCGCGATAGCTCCGAAGGGCCGCGCGACGCCGGTGCCGGGCGGCTACCGCATCACGGGTCGCTGGCCCCTGGCCAGCGGCCCCTTCACCCCGGACTGGATGCTCGCCGGCTTCATGGTCGAGGGTGCGGGCCCATTGCCGGACGGTCGCCCGGACATGCGGGTTGCGCTGATCCGTCCCGAGCAGGTCACCTTCCTCGACACCTGGGATGCCGTGGGTCTGCGTGCCACGCAGAGCAACGACTTCACGATGGACGATGTGTTCGTGCCCGAGCAGTACACAGGCTCCCCGTTCGGCTCGAACAACATTCCCGCTCCTCTCTTCGACCTGCCGTACTCGCCCACCGGCGCCTCACACGACGCGGTCATTCTCGGTGCTCTGGACGGCGCGCTCGACGATCTCGCCGAGATTGCCGCCAGCAAACGGCCCGCGTTCAACCCGACCATGCTGCTCGGGCAGGACCCGGTGTTCCAGGAGAAGTTCGCAGAACTGCAGCTGCGTGCGGCTGCACTGGCGGCCCTGTCGCAGCGCACCACCGAGACCGTCATGAACCGGACGCTCGCGGGGCAGGCGCCCACGGCGACCGAGTGGTTCAGCTACACCGGCGGCACCCAGCACATCCACCACGAAGGCATCCGGCTCCTCAACGAGATCATGACCCTGTCCGGCAGCTCCGGCCTCTACAACGCAAGCTCGCTGCAGCGCCGCTGGCGCGACATTCGCTGCGTCTCCCAGCACGTTGTCGGCAACAACGGCGCCCTGCGCGCCCTGGGGGCCGCCCTCTCCGGGCAGAGCTGA
- a CDS encoding alcohol dehydrogenase catalytic domain-containing protein: MRAARLHAIGEPMSIDEIEVPKPRPTDVLVRVKACGIVPNMANVIHNWPTWFPQQPLARFPAIFGLDAAGVVEEVGEAVIGIRPGTRVYVSPLRSCGSCYSCRGGQYSRCRYYTLNGYFSTSPDGQRIFDLYPYGGFAEFMTAPQHSLVTLPDNISFEQAGRFGYIGTSYGALRLADAGPGTVGLIDGITGTLGVAATVLSLAMGVSKVLGTGRDEELLHRVKSLAPKRIEVLKLGDKPSGEWAKASTDGEGADFVISALGARASAETMLDSMYGVRRGGKVVNVGGVADKVPVDMKWLMDEQVQLIGSNWFTTAQGQELANMVETGTLDLSYLEHERFPLTEVNRAISGLKDRRGGFSNYVVIP, encoded by the coding sequence ATGCGCGCAGCCCGGCTGCATGCGATCGGCGAGCCGATGTCGATCGACGAGATCGAGGTGCCGAAGCCCCGTCCGACGGATGTCCTGGTGCGGGTGAAGGCCTGTGGAATCGTGCCCAACATGGCCAACGTGATCCACAACTGGCCGACATGGTTCCCCCAGCAGCCGCTGGCCAGATTTCCCGCCATCTTCGGTCTGGATGCCGCGGGCGTCGTGGAAGAGGTCGGCGAGGCGGTAATCGGGATCAGGCCGGGTACGCGGGTATACGTCAGTCCTCTGCGCTCGTGTGGGAGTTGCTACTCCTGCCGCGGCGGCCAGTACAGCCGGTGTCGCTACTACACGCTCAACGGCTACTTCAGCACCTCACCCGACGGACAGCGGATCTTCGACCTCTATCCTTACGGCGGGTTCGCCGAATTCATGACCGCTCCTCAGCATTCGCTGGTGACGCTTCCGGACAACATCTCCTTCGAGCAGGCAGGCAGGTTCGGTTACATCGGCACCTCCTACGGCGCCCTACGCCTGGCCGACGCGGGACCCGGCACGGTGGGCCTGATCGACGGCATCACCGGAACCCTCGGCGTTGCGGCAACCGTGCTCTCGCTGGCCATGGGAGTGTCGAAGGTGCTCGGCACCGGTCGGGACGAGGAACTGCTGCACCGCGTCAAATCGCTCGCGCCCAAACGCATCGAGGTCCTCAAGCTCGGCGACAAACCGTCGGGGGAGTGGGCGAAGGCATCGACCGACGGCGAGGGCGCCGATTTCGTGATCAGCGCGCTCGGCGCCCGGGCCTCCGCGGAGACGATGTTGGACTCGATGTACGGCGTCCGCCGCGGTGGGAAGGTGGTCAACGTCGGCGGGGTGGCCGACAAGGTGCCGGTGGACATGAAATGGCTGATGGACGAGCAGGTACAGCTCATCGGCTCGAATTGGTTCACCACCGCGCAGGGTCAGGAACTCGCCAACATGGTCGAGACGGGCACCCTCGACCTTTCCTACCTCGAGCACGAAAGGTTCCCACTGACGGAGGTCAATCGCGCGATCTCCGGGTTGAAGGATCGCCGCGGCGGTTTCAGCAACTACGTCGTCATCCCCTGA
- a CDS encoding flavin reductase family protein, producing the protein MNRLDETPTDSLVLRRALACFPSGVTAVCALESGAPIGMVASTFTPVSLEPSLVSVCVQDTSKTWPRLRVQRRLGVSVLAEEQDVICRSLASKDRERFEGVDWTADGEGGVYIHGASLWLDCSIHAELPGGDHTIVLLQIHGLQADSDRDPLVFHGSRFRRFAVS; encoded by the coding sequence ATGAACCGACTCGACGAGACGCCGACGGACTCGCTGGTGCTCCGCCGAGCACTGGCCTGCTTCCCCTCCGGGGTGACGGCAGTTTGTGCTCTCGAGTCGGGCGCTCCGATCGGCATGGTGGCGAGTACGTTCACCCCGGTCTCCCTGGAGCCCTCACTGGTGTCGGTCTGCGTGCAGGACACGTCCAAGACCTGGCCGAGGCTGCGCGTTCAGCGACGTCTGGGCGTGAGTGTGCTCGCCGAGGAGCAGGACGTGATCTGTCGGTCGCTGGCCAGTAAGGACCGCGAGCGTTTCGAGGGCGTCGACTGGACCGCCGACGGGGAAGGCGGGGTGTACATCCACGGTGCCAGCCTCTGGCTCGACTGCTCGATCCACGCCGAACTCCCCGGAGGCGACCACACGATCGTTCTGCTGCAGATCCATGGCCTCCAGGCCGATTCCGATCGAGACCCACTGGTGTTCCACGGCAGCAGATTTCGACGCTTTGCCGTCTCCTAG
- a CDS encoding VOC family protein: MLPPVNLRPPFNITRSSHIRLTVADLAESRNFYTNVLGLVVTEEDGSVCYLRGVQEACHHSLVLEQARDGGTCRRLGFRVLFDDDLDAAYDYFRERDLPAEWVEAPHQGRTLHVSDPIGTPLELCSTMETRPRMHIQFETFKGAHAQRLDHYQVLAPDTYQLCAFYSALGFRNSEYLTHGDTLLGAFMYRKGTCLDLAIVTGEGPRMHHFAYTVSESRDIFTACDFAGNLGYGDSVERGPGRHGPGGMLFVYLRDPDGHRVEVFNSHYQTIDIEIEPVRWDAASLSTNARWGLPALEKWYFEASPFDDVVQKAPETPQNPMTLERFLLEQRSN, translated from the coding sequence ATGTTGCCTCCCGTAAACCTCAGGCCGCCGTTCAACATCACCCGGTCCAGTCATATCCGGTTGACCGTCGCCGATCTCGCCGAAAGCCGGAACTTCTACACCAACGTGCTGGGCCTCGTCGTCACCGAAGAGGACGGTTCCGTCTGTTACCTGCGTGGTGTGCAGGAAGCCTGCCACCACAGCCTCGTCCTCGAGCAGGCACGCGACGGCGGCACGTGCCGGCGGCTCGGGTTCCGAGTGTTGTTCGACGACGACCTCGACGCCGCGTACGACTACTTCCGCGAGCGTGACCTTCCGGCCGAATGGGTCGAGGCGCCGCACCAGGGCAGGACGCTGCACGTGAGCGATCCGATCGGGACCCCGCTCGAGCTGTGCTCGACCATGGAGACGCGGCCCCGGATGCACATCCAGTTCGAGACGTTCAAGGGTGCCCACGCCCAACGGCTCGACCACTACCAGGTGCTGGCGCCGGACACCTACCAACTGTGTGCCTTCTACAGTGCACTGGGGTTCCGGAACTCGGAGTACCTCACCCACGGTGACACTCTCCTCGGCGCGTTCATGTATCGGAAGGGAACCTGCCTCGATCTCGCCATCGTCACCGGCGAAGGTCCCCGGATGCATCACTTCGCCTACACCGTCTCCGAGAGCCGCGACATCTTCACGGCGTGCGATTTCGCCGGCAACCTCGGCTACGGCGACTCGGTCGAACGCGGACCCGGTCGGCATGGGCCGGGCGGAATGCTCTTCGTCTACCTTCGTGATCCCGACGGGCATCGGGTCGAGGTGTTCAACAGTCACTACCAGACCATCGACATCGAGATCGAGCCGGTGCGCTGGGACGCGGCGTCGTTGAGCACCAATGCCCGATGGGGACTTCCTGCACTCGAGAAGTGGTACTTCGAAGCGTCGCCGTTCGACGACGTCGTGCAGAAGGCCCCCGAGACCCCGCAGAACCCGATGACACTCGAACGATTCCTGCTCGAGCAACGCTCGAACTGA